The Theropithecus gelada isolate Dixy chromosome 11, Tgel_1.0, whole genome shotgun sequence genome includes a region encoding these proteins:
- the NTS gene encoding neurotensin/neuromedin N isoform X1, with protein MMAGMKIQLVCMLLLAFSSWSLCSDSEEEMKALEADLLTSMHTSKISKAHVPSWKMTLLNVCSLVNNLNSPAEETGEVHEEQLITRRKLPTALDGFSLEAMLTIYQLHKICHSRAFQHWELIQEDILDTGNDKNEKEEVIKRKIPYILKRQLYENKPRRPYILKRDSYYY; from the exons ATGATGGCAGGAATGAAAATCCAGCTTGTATGCATGCTACTCCTGGCTTTCAGTTCCTGGAGTCTGTGCTCAG ATTCAGAGGAGGAAATGAAAGCATTAGAAGCAGATTTATTGACCAGCATGCATACATCAaag aTTAGTAAAGCACATGTTCCCTCTTGGAAGATGACTCTGCTAAATGTTTGCAGTCTTGTAAATAATTTGAACAGCCCAGCTGAGGAAACAGGAGAAGTTCATGAAGAGCAGCTTATTACAAGAAGGAAACTTCCCACTGCTTTAGATGGCTTTAGCTTGGAAGCAATGTTGACAATATACCAGCTCCACAAAATCTGTCACAGCAGGGCTTTTCAACACTGGGAG TTAATCCAGGAAGATATTCTTGATACtggaaatgacaaaaatgaaaaggaagaagtcataaagagaaaaattccTTATATTCTCAAACGGCAGCTGTATGAGAATAAACCCAGAAGACCCTACATACTCAAAAGAGATTCTTACTACTACTGA
- the NTS gene encoding neurotensin/neuromedin N isoform X2, whose amino-acid sequence MMAGMKIQLVCMLLLAFSSWSLCSDSEEEMKALEADLLTSMHTSKLKVKAHVPSWKMTLLNVCSLVNNLNSPAEETGEVHEEQLITRRKLPTALDGFSLEAMLTIYQLHKICHSRAFQHWELIQEDILDTGNDKNEKEEVIKRKIPYILKRQLYENKPRRPYILKRDSYYY is encoded by the exons ATGATGGCAGGAATGAAAATCCAGCTTGTATGCATGCTACTCCTGGCTTTCAGTTCCTGGAGTCTGTGCTCAG ATTCAGAGGAGGAAATGAAAGCATTAGAAGCAGATTTATTGACCAGCATGCATACATCAaag TTAAAGGT TAAAGCACATGTTCCCTCTTGGAAGATGACTCTGCTAAATGTTTGCAGTCTTGTAAATAATTTGAACAGCCCAGCTGAGGAAACAGGAGAAGTTCATGAAGAGCAGCTTATTACAAGAAGGAAACTTCCCACTGCTTTAGATGGCTTTAGCTTGGAAGCAATGTTGACAATATACCAGCTCCACAAAATCTGTCACAGCAGGGCTTTTCAACACTGGGAG TTAATCCAGGAAGATATTCTTGATACtggaaatgacaaaaatgaaaaggaagaagtcataaagagaaaaattccTTATATTCTCAAACGGCAGCTGTATGAGAATAAACCCAGAAGACCCTACATACTCAAAAGAGATTCTTACTACTACTGA